The following proteins come from a genomic window of Megalobrama amblycephala isolate DHTTF-2021 linkage group LG1, ASM1881202v1, whole genome shotgun sequence:
- the crlf3 gene encoding cytokine receptor-like factor 3 yields MSIEAEALLQEAKESIEAAQNYRSELQQRLHGLSQARKQVRGSASQTREALQRHFQELQTAVSRLLTERLNALLQEVDNIELDSVSPLDDCQKLIESGVSTADELLREGEAAIRCGINEKEDKLGSFTKKALQIQLDSLPEVPVLVDVPCLSAQLDDSLLHMFRSHVARHGSVASHPPVQIEELVERPGGVLVRWCKVDDDFTPQDYRLQYRRGNSSQYEDAYIGKDNEFLVLHLDPHIDHLFRVCARGEGRTEWSPWSIPQTGYTTLAAHEWTAGVDGYILSSRKNIAMRSDSSAGHGGVLYSNSSTYFCGQTLTYKITAAGQTDKRDSLGVCADSRTDTDSLQRDQAVCISTNGAVFVNGKEMTNQLPAITVGSSVTFDMEVVNLFPVSNNNNPSDGGNFKLRVTIGSGNREVVFDWLLDQVVDSLFFGCSFTHPGWKVLVF; encoded by the exons ATGTCAATAGAGGCAGAGGCGTTGCTGCAGGAGGCGAAGGAGAGCATCGAGGCAGCCCAGAACTACAGAAGCGAACTACAGCAGAGACTGCATGGACTCAGCCAGGCACGCAAACAG gtGCGAGGCAGTGCCAGTCAGACACGTGAGGCTCTGCAGCGGCACTTCCAGGAGCTGCAGACGGCAGTGAGTCGACTGCTGACTGAGAGGCTGAACGCTCTGCTGCAGGAAGTTGACAACATCGAGCTGGACAGTGTCAGTCCCTTAGATGACTGTCAGAAGCTCATTGAGAGTGGAGTCAGCACAGCTGATGAGCTGCTCCGAGAGG GGGAGGCTGCCATCCGCTGTGGTATAAATGAGAAGGAGGACAAGCTGGGCAGCTTCACTAAGAAAGCCCTCCAGATCCAGTTGGACAG TCTGCCCGAGGTACCTGTTCTGGTGGACGTGCCGTGCCTGTCTGCGCAGCTGGATGACTCTCTGCTGCACATGTTCCGTTCGCACGTGGCTCGGCACGGCAGCGTGGCGTCTCATCCGCCCGTCCAGATCGAGGAGCTGGTGGAGAGGCCAGGCGGCGTGCTGGTGCGCTGGTGTAAG GTGGACGATGACTTTACCCCTCAGGACTACCGGTTGCAGTACCGTCGCGGTAACTCTTCTCAATACGAGGACGCGTACATCGGGAAAGACAATGAGTTCCTGGTGCTCCATCTTGACCCGCACATCGACCACCTGTTCCGTGTGTGCGCCAGAGGAGAGGGCCGAACCGAATGGAGCCCGTGGAGCATCCCGCAGACTGGCTACACCACACTCGCAGCCCACG AATGGACTGCAGGCGTGGATGGTTACATTTTAAGTAGTAGGAAGAACATCGCCATGCGCAGTGACTCATCAGCTGGTCATGGAGGCGTGCTCTACTCCAACTCCTCCACATACTTCTGTGGCCAGACCCTTACCTACAA gaTCACAGCTGCTGGACAGACAGATAAGCGTGACAGTTTGGGTGTGTGTGCGGACAGCAGAACTGACACAGACTCGCTGCAGAGGGATCAGGCTGTCTGCATCTCCACTAATG GTGCTGTGTTTGTGAACGGAAAGGAGATGACCAACCAGCTGCCAGCCATCACTGTTGGCTCGTCTGTGACCTTTGACATGGAAGTGGTCAACCTCTTTCCTGTGAGCAACAACAACAATCCTAGCGACGGGGGAAACTTCAAGCTGAGGGTGACGATCGGCTCAGGGAACAGGGAAGTGGTGTTTGATTGGCTGCTGGATCAGGTGGTGGACAGCCTTTTCTTTGGCTGCTCCTTCACGCACCCTGGATGGAAAGTGCTGGTGTTTTGA
- the suz12a gene encoding polycomb protein suz12-A, whose amino-acid sequence MAPQKHGSGGNGFYANSTSKAANGGAHVSSGVLMPSVKRPKMEQIQADHELFLQAFEKPTQIYRFLRTRNLIAPIFLHRSLTYMAHRNSRTNSKRKCFSVNDLLFKVEKSKVDQESHNMSSNLQLTFTGFFHKTEKPLQNSENEENSVSVEVLLVKVCHKKRKDVSCPVKQVPTGKKQVPLNPDISQTKLGAFPTLVVPSHEFEPSNSHMVKSYSLLFRVSRPGGRELNAMTTRDSNVIEELSSRKKRYCSHQDDGETTFMAQMTVFDKNRRLQLLDGEYEVSMQEMEESPVGKKRATWETILDGKWLPPFETFSQGPTLQFTLRWTNDTTDRGTAPVAKPLATRNSESSTVDSSKPSNVKPPQAVAVNDSVGTDLPVRREQTHVEPRQKIRVYYQFLYNNNTRQQTEARDDLHCPWCTLNCRKLYSLLKHLKLSHSRFIFNYVPHPKGARIDVSINECYDGSYVGNPQDIHCQPGFAFSRNGPVKRTPVTHFLVCRPKRSKPSLSEFLEPEDGEQEQPRTYISGHNRLYFHSDSCVPLRPQEMEVDSEDERDPEWLREKTAMQIEEFTDVNEGEKEVMKLWNLHVMKHGFIADNQMNQACVLFVEQHGTTIVEKSLCRNTLLHLVSMHDFGLVNTVTIDKAMAHLRDLKQLKDSQEQSKTQDGALGGSSADGKVSVSNLSKTQNH is encoded by the exons ATGGCCCCACAAAAGCACGGCTCTGGTGGAAACGGTTTTTATGCCAACAGCACGAGTAAAGCTGCTAATGGAGGAGCGCACGTATCGTCCGGTGTTCTGATGCCTTCAGTCAAGCGACCCAAGATGGAGCAGATCCAAGCCGACCACGAACTCTTCCTGCAGGCGTTCGAGA AACCAACTCAAATATACAGATTTCTTCGCACAAGGAATCTCATAGCC CCAATCTTCCTGCACAGATCTCTTACATATATGGCCCATAGAAACTCAAGAACAAATTCAAAAAG AAAGTGCTTTAGTGTGAACGATCTGCTATTCAAAGTAGAGAAGTCAAAAGTGGATCAGGAATCTCACAA TATGTCTTCAAACCTGCAGCTCACTTTCACTGGATTCTTCCATAAAACTG AGAAGCCATTGCAGAACTCAGAGAATGAAGAAAACTCGGTGTCTGTAGAAGTGCTGCTCGTCAAGGTCTGCCACAAGAAGAGAAAG GATGTGAGTTGCCCAGTGAAGCAAGTACCTACAGGTAAAAAGCAGGTGCCTCTGAACCCAGATATCAGTCAGACCAAGCTGGGAGCTTTTCCCACACTGGTAGTGCCCAGCCATGAGTTTGAACCCAGTAACAGCCACATGGTGAAGTCCTACTCCCTTCTGTTCAGAGTGTCACGTCCAGGGGGGAGAGAGCTCAACGCCATGACCACCAGAGATTCCA ATGTTATTGAAGAGCTGTCTAGCAGGAAGAAGAGATACTGCTCTCATCAGGATGATGgggaaacaacatttatggcaCAAATGACAGTTTTTGATAAAAATAG ACGCCTCCAGCTTTTGGATGGTGAGTATGAAGTCTCCATGCAAGAGATGGAGGAGAGTCCTGTAGGCAAGAAAAGGGCAACGTGGGAAACCATACTAGATGGGAAG TGGCTTCCACCCTTCGAGACCTTTTCTCAGGGACCCACACTGCAGTTCACTTTGAGATGGACCAACGACACTACTGACAGAGGAACGGCACCAGTGGCCAAACCGCTTGCCACACGCAATTCTGAATCTAGCACAGTAGACAGCAGCAAACCTAGTAATGTAAAGCCGCCACAAGCAGTAG CTGTTAATGATTCAGTTGGCACTGATCTACCAGTAAGAAGAGAACAAACTCATGTTGAACCTCGTCAGAAAATACGTGTTTATTATCAG TTCCTCTACAACAATAACACACGGCAGCAGACGGAGGCCAGAGATGACCTGCACTGTCCCTGGTGCACGTTGAACTGCCGTAAACTCTACAGCCTCCTCAAGCACCTCAAGCTCTCACACAGCCGCTTCATCTTCAACTATGTG CCTCATCCTAAAGGAGCCAGGATAGATGTGTCGATTAATGAATGCTATGACGGCTCTTATGTGGGCAACCCTCAGGACATTCACTGCCAGCCTGGCTTTGCCTTCAGCCGTAACGGCCCAGTAAAGAGGACTCCAGTTACGCACTTCCTTGTCTGCAG GCCCAAGCGCTCAAAGCCCAGCCTCTCTGAGTTCCTGGAGCCAGAAGATGGAGAACAGGAGCAGCCACGGACGTACATCAGCGGCCACAACCGCCTGTACTTCCACAGTGACAGCTGCGTGCCGCTTAGACCACAGGAAATGGAAGTGGACAGTGAGGATGAGAGGGACCCAGAGTGGCTCAGGGAGAAGACCGCTATG CAAATCGAGGAGTTCACAGATGTCaatgagggagagaaagaggtCATGAAACTGTGGAACCTGCATGTAATGAAACAtgg ATTCATAGCTGACAACCAAATGAATCAGGCCTGCGTGTTGTTTGTGGAGCAGCATGGCACTACCATTGTCGAGAAGAGTCTGTGCCGGAACACTCTGCTCCATCTGGTCAGCATGCACGACTTTGGCTTAGTGAATACAGTGACTATAGACAAGGCCATGGCTCACCTAAGAGATCTAAAACAGCTAAAAGACAGCCAGGAGCAATCCAAAACGCAAGACGGTGCTCTTGGCGGATCCAGTGCCGATGGCAAAGTCAGCGTATCAAATTTATCCAAGACCCAGAATCACTGA